One window from the genome of Fulvivirga lutea encodes:
- a CDS encoding DUF6089 family protein — MRLNFIIGLFLLGFSSDLVGQSFFNYRRGRDFIASVGSGTSTYFGDLKDDGEYFDFKPHLNVGLSYFFNGNFGARAEIQWFQLEGSDKNSSDENKIERNLSFQSNNFEFNVVGIYQAFTSNGSRYYQRPSFNLYGFAGLGLLYFNPTAELDGKKYALQPIATEGVSYSRVTLVIPYGLGVRIKVNPFWNLAIEGGFRQTFTDYIDDVSTNYIDNSSFRDPVDAALADRNLSGTPREAGRIRGNSEKNDNYFLMNIKVEFYLPADLLSSAKLKSGRPGKRRKR; from the coding sequence ATGAGGTTAAATTTTATTATAGGGTTATTCTTATTGGGTTTTTCTTCTGACTTAGTAGGACAGAGTTTTTTTAACTATAGGAGAGGTAGAGATTTCATTGCCAGTGTAGGCTCTGGTACATCTACATATTTTGGTGATTTGAAAGATGATGGTGAGTATTTTGATTTTAAACCTCACTTAAATGTTGGACTTTCCTACTTCTTTAACGGTAATTTTGGAGCTCGCGCTGAAATACAGTGGTTTCAACTTGAGGGAAGTGATAAGAATTCATCAGATGAGAATAAAATTGAAAGGAATTTATCATTTCAATCAAATAACTTTGAATTCAATGTGGTTGGAATATATCAGGCATTCACTAGTAATGGAAGTAGGTACTATCAAAGACCAAGTTTCAATCTGTATGGATTTGCAGGATTAGGTTTGCTGTATTTTAATCCAACAGCTGAGCTGGATGGAAAAAAGTATGCTCTTCAGCCAATAGCTACCGAGGGAGTGAGCTATAGTAGAGTTACTTTAGTAATACCATACGGATTGGGCGTTAGAATTAAGGTTAACCCTTTTTGGAATTTAGCAATAGAAGGAGGTTTTAGACAAACTTTTACTGACTACATTGATGATGTTAGTACCAATTATATTGATAATTCATCCTTTAGGGATCCAGTAGATGCGGCTTTAGCCGATAGAAATCTAAGCGGTACACCAAGAGAGGCAGGAAGAATTAGAGGCAATTCTGAAAAAAATGATAATTATTTTTTAATGAATATTAAAGTTGAGTTCTATTTACCTGCTGACTTATTAAGTAGTGCTAAATTGAAATCAGGAAGACCCGGAAAAAGAAGGAAAAGATGA
- the sucC gene encoding ADP-forming succinate--CoA ligase subunit beta, which translates to MNIHEYQAKDILKNYGVNIQRGIVADNPEKALAAAKELNKETGTSWYVLKAQIHAGGRGKGKIKETGSNGVVLAKSIDEVAPKAKDIINGTLVTHQTGEEGKKVNKLLIAEDVYYPGDSEPKEYYMSILLDRAKGCNVIMASTEGGMDIEEVAANTPEKIIKEWIDPSVGLQSFQARKVAFALGLEGNAFKEMVKFIHSLYKAYEATDSSMFEINPVLKTSDDKILAVDAKVNLDDNALFRHKDLVELRDISEEDPAEVEAGKSGLSYVKLDGNVGCMVNGAGLAMATMDIIKLSGGEPANFLDVGGGANAETVEAGFRIILKDTSVKAILINIFGGIVRCDRVANGVVEAYKKIGNIDIPIIVRLQGTNAEEGAKIIEESGLKVASAILLKDAASKVSEVLK; encoded by the coding sequence ATGAACATACACGAATATCAAGCTAAAGACATACTAAAAAATTACGGTGTAAATATCCAAAGAGGCATCGTGGCAGATAATCCTGAAAAGGCACTAGCAGCTGCTAAGGAATTGAATAAAGAGACTGGTACTAGCTGGTATGTATTAAAGGCTCAAATACATGCAGGTGGTCGTGGAAAAGGAAAGATTAAAGAAACAGGATCAAATGGTGTTGTTCTTGCCAAATCAATTGATGAAGTTGCCCCTAAGGCGAAAGACATCATTAATGGTACTTTGGTTACCCATCAAACTGGTGAAGAAGGTAAGAAAGTAAACAAGCTTTTAATTGCTGAAGATGTATACTACCCGGGAGACTCAGAACCGAAAGAATATTATATGAGTATTTTGCTTGATAGAGCAAAGGGATGCAACGTAATCATGGCTTCTACTGAGGGCGGAATGGACATTGAAGAGGTTGCAGCAAATACTCCAGAAAAAATTATTAAAGAATGGATCGATCCTTCTGTTGGATTACAGTCATTCCAGGCAAGAAAGGTAGCTTTTGCATTAGGGTTGGAAGGTAATGCTTTTAAAGAAATGGTAAAGTTTATTCATTCCTTATACAAAGCATATGAAGCAACAGATTCTTCAATGTTTGAAATTAATCCTGTGCTGAAAACTTCAGATGATAAAATTCTAGCAGTTGATGCAAAAGTAAACTTAGATGATAATGCTTTATTTAGACATAAGGATCTTGTAGAGCTAAGAGATATAAGTGAAGAAGATCCGGCAGAAGTAGAAGCTGGAAAGTCTGGCTTGAGTTATGTGAAGTTAGATGGCAACGTTGGGTGTATGGTAAACGGAGCTGGTTTGGCCATGGCAACAATGGATATCATTAAACTTTCAGGTGGTGAGCCTGCTAACTTTCTTGATGTAGGTGGTGGTGCCAATGCTGAAACTGTAGAAGCCGGGTTTAGAATCATTTTAAAAGATACTAGTGTTAAAGCTATACTAATTAACATATTTGGTGGTATTGTTAGATGTGATAGAGTTGCGAATGGTGTTGTTGAAGCCTACAAGAAAATAGGCAATATTGATATTCCAATTATTGTAAGACTTCAAGGTACTAATGCAGAAGAAGGTGCTAAAATCATTGAAGAGTCAGGGCTGAAGGTTGCATCAGCCATATTATTGAAAGATGCCGCTTCAAAAGTAAGTGAAGTATTAAAATAA
- the mtaB gene encoding tRNA (N(6)-L-threonylcarbamoyladenosine(37)-C(2))-methylthiotransferase MtaB, producing MKKVAFYTLGCKLNFSETSSISRMFEERGYLKVEFSDQPDIFIINTCSVTENADKKCRKVVKEARKISPDAYVAIIGCYAQLKPKEISEIPGVDAVLGAAEKFQLIDLLDGFIREKQTKIIASDVEEANIFHKSYSINDRTRTFLKVQDGCDYSCTFCTIPMARGGSRSDTIENVIKNANDIVASGVKEIVLTGVNTGDFGIRDGKRQDRFIDLVKELDKVDGLERIRISSIEPNLLTDEIIEFVAQSNKFVPHFHIPLQSGSDNLLKKMKRRYLTELYTSRITKIKELMPDCCIGVDVIVGFPGESDEEFQLTYKYLNELDISYLHVFSYSERANTSATEMAGIVPMKKRNERSKMLRNLSDKKRRFFYESQLGKQREVLFEEDIENGQIHGYTDNYIRISAKYDPILINETKVIKLDHILADGTVHISEPEEILVH from the coding sequence ATGAAAAAAGTGGCATTCTATACACTTGGTTGTAAACTTAATTTTTCAGAGACCTCTTCGATTTCAAGAATGTTTGAAGAAAGAGGCTATCTAAAGGTAGAGTTCTCAGATCAGCCAGATATTTTCATTATCAATACGTGTTCTGTTACAGAAAATGCAGATAAAAAGTGTCGCAAAGTGGTAAAAGAGGCACGAAAAATTTCACCTGATGCATATGTTGCAATCATCGGTTGCTACGCACAACTAAAACCAAAAGAAATATCTGAAATTCCTGGTGTAGATGCTGTATTAGGTGCCGCTGAAAAATTTCAACTCATAGATTTATTGGATGGTTTTATTAGAGAAAAACAAACTAAAATAATAGCTTCTGATGTAGAGGAAGCAAATATCTTCCATAAGTCATATTCTATTAATGACCGGACACGTACTTTTTTAAAAGTTCAAGATGGATGCGATTATAGCTGCACATTTTGCACCATACCCATGGCACGTGGAGGCAGTAGAAGTGACACCATTGAAAATGTTATTAAAAATGCCAATGATATTGTAGCAAGTGGGGTGAAAGAAATTGTTCTAACTGGCGTAAATACGGGCGATTTTGGCATCAGAGATGGAAAAAGACAAGACCGATTCATTGATTTAGTTAAAGAATTAGATAAAGTCGATGGGTTAGAGAGAATCCGTATTTCATCTATTGAACCAAATCTACTCACAGATGAAATTATCGAGTTTGTAGCTCAATCAAATAAATTTGTTCCGCACTTTCACATACCACTCCAATCAGGTTCAGATAATCTTCTGAAGAAAATGAAAAGAAGGTATCTAACAGAATTATATACGTCCAGAATTACCAAAATAAAAGAACTGATGCCAGATTGTTGTATTGGTGTAGATGTAATAGTAGGTTTTCCAGGAGAATCTGACGAAGAGTTTCAATTAACTTATAAGTACTTAAATGAACTGGATATCTCTTATTTGCATGTCTTCTCATACTCTGAAAGAGCAAATACATCGGCTACTGAGATGGCTGGTATTGTACCTATGAAAAAACGTAATGAAAGATCGAAAATGCTTCGTAATCTTTCTGATAAAAAAAGAAGATTCTTTTACGAGTCACAACTTGGTAAGCAACGTGAAGTGTTATTTGAGGAAGACATTGAAAATGGTCAGATTCACGGTTATACTGACAATTATATTCGAATTAGCGCAAAATATGACCCAATTTTAATTAATGAAACAAAGGTTATTAAACTTGATCATATTTTAGCTGACGGAACAGTTCATATTTCAGAACCTGAAGAAATACTAGTTCACTAA
- a CDS encoding PorP/SprF family type IX secretion system membrane protein — protein MFFRLLILCCSIFWVFSIQTSLAQDNSNFSHYFMNPYTINPSYAGTDGRPSLFLTYRMQWLDIEGAPKIANASFHTPIGNKIGFGLNITNAERGPLNTTSAYLSNSVGISLSDKFVLRFGASFGAASNTVDTDVLANVDPNILIDIDPLAEDNLFLIGNAGLSLQAKYFNFGVSIPNIFSDELVTTESFSQGEISPLENLLIFASNRFYFSKKKKHMFEPYLLYRYSDVLPPLIEGTGIITLNHTVWFGGSYRQDFGISALAGFKFNKTFGLGYSYSIQNSDDNEINSPTHEIQLNLLLGGKKKDRFVYSFVDSELPKPKSKRQLALEERRKQLEEQRKLEEQRRQLEAEEKAKEEERLAQERAENEAKSAEEREARELAEREAREKAVKEAQEKANQIAKENAAKNNEKAVTEPIVEDEIQKQPEKPMTETVVEEKVQREEDKPIQEPIIENKPTPKVKENKPVNPAQNLVERYTTEDRVVVKRGGHLLELQSGEYVIVGVFGSYEHAEKYSDDLFFRGYQSKFGYITQEGYWYVYVHQGDVIEDARAKRDELRRKQIFSKAWVLTVQ, from the coding sequence ATGTTTTTTAGACTACTTATATTGTGCTGTTCGATATTTTGGGTCTTCAGCATTCAAACCAGCCTTGCTCAAGATAATAGTAATTTCTCACACTATTTCATGAACCCATATACTATAAACCCCTCTTATGCAGGAACTGATGGTAGGCCTTCATTATTTTTAACATACAGAATGCAATGGTTAGATATTGAAGGGGCTCCCAAAATAGCAAATGCCTCTTTTCACACACCTATAGGAAATAAAATAGGTTTTGGGTTGAATATTACCAACGCAGAACGTGGGCCTTTAAATACTACTTCAGCATATTTGTCTAATTCAGTAGGAATTTCTCTCTCGGATAAATTCGTATTGAGGTTTGGGGCTTCGTTTGGAGCAGCATCGAATACAGTAGATACCGATGTGCTGGCTAATGTTGATCCAAATATTTTGATTGATATTGATCCGTTAGCCGAAGATAATTTATTCCTTATTGGTAATGCAGGTTTATCCTTACAAGCCAAATATTTCAATTTTGGGGTTTCCATTCCTAACATTTTTAGTGATGAGTTGGTAACAACTGAATCATTTAGTCAGGGAGAAATTAGTCCGCTAGAGAATTTGCTAATCTTTGCTAGTAATCGTTTTTACTTCTCCAAGAAGAAAAAACACATGTTTGAACCTTATCTTTTGTATAGATATAGCGATGTGCTGCCTCCTTTAATAGAGGGCACAGGAATCATTACATTGAATCATACGGTATGGTTTGGTGGATCTTACAGACAAGATTTTGGAATTTCTGCTCTTGCAGGCTTCAAGTTTAATAAGACTTTTGGTTTGGGTTATTCATATAGTATTCAAAATAGTGACGATAATGAAATAAACAGTCCTACGCATGAGATTCAGCTTAATTTATTGCTGGGGGGTAAAAAGAAAGACCGTTTTGTGTACTCTTTTGTTGATTCTGAATTACCGAAGCCAAAGTCTAAAAGACAATTAGCCTTAGAAGAACGAAGAAAACAACTTGAAGAGCAGCGTAAGTTAGAAGAGCAACGTAGGCAGCTTGAAGCGGAAGAGAAAGCTAAAGAAGAAGAAAGGCTTGCACAAGAAAGGGCTGAAAACGAAGCAAAATCAGCTGAAGAAAGAGAGGCAAGGGAACTGGCTGAGAGAGAAGCCCGTGAAAAAGCAGTAAAGGAAGCTCAAGAAAAGGCTAATCAAATAGCAAAAGAAAATGCAGCTAAGAATAATGAAAAGGCTGTTACTGAACCAATAGTGGAAGATGAAATTCAGAAACAACCAGAAAAACCAATGACGGAAACAGTTGTAGAGGAAAAAGTTCAGAGAGAAGAAGATAAGCCTATTCAAGAACCTATTATTGAAAATAAACCTACACCTAAAGTAAAAGAGAACAAACCTGTAAACCCTGCGCAAAATCTTGTTGAGAGATATACTACAGAGGATAGGGTAGTTGTAAAGAGAGGTGGTCATCTGCTTGAATTACAAAGTGGAGAGTACGTAATTGTAGGCGTATTTGGTAGTTATGAGCATGCAGAAAAGTATTCTGATGACTTATTCTTTAGAGGTTACCAATCGAAGTTTGGATATATTACTCAAGAGGGATATTGGTATGTTTATGTTCATCAGGGAGATGTTATAGAAGATGCTCGAGCTAAACGAGATGAACTGAGAAGAAAACAAATTTTCTCAAAAGCTTGGGTACTAACAGTTCAATAA
- a CDS encoding ABC transporter ATP-binding protein — translation MLVAKDIHKSYGDLEVLKGVDFEVKRNEVVSITGASGAGKSTLLHILGTLDIPDKGIVTINDENVLKLNSTKKANFRNTHIGFIFQFHNLLPEFNALENVCIPALIKGESLKGAEKRASELLEKLGVGGRAKHKPSELSGGEQQRVSVARALINNPSIIFADEPSGNLDSKNAEQLHDLFFKLREELNQTFVIVTHNNSLAQMADRKLEMQDGIFI, via the coding sequence ATGCTGGTAGCAAAAGATATTCATAAGTCTTACGGAGATCTTGAGGTTTTGAAAGGAGTCGATTTTGAAGTGAAGAGAAATGAAGTAGTTTCAATTACTGGGGCTTCCGGAGCAGGCAAAAGCACTTTACTTCATATTTTGGGCACTTTGGATATTCCAGATAAAGGGATTGTAACAATTAATGATGAAAATGTATTAAAGCTGAACTCAACAAAAAAGGCCAATTTTAGAAATACGCACATTGGGTTTATATTTCAATTTCATAACCTACTTCCTGAATTTAATGCGCTCGAGAATGTTTGTATTCCGGCATTAATTAAAGGTGAATCACTAAAAGGTGCTGAAAAGAGAGCAAGTGAACTATTGGAAAAGTTGGGAGTAGGAGGTAGAGCTAAGCATAAACCATCGGAATTAAGTGGAGGAGAGCAACAACGCGTATCGGTTGCTCGTGCTTTAATTAACAACCCGTCTATAATTTTTGCTGATGAGCCAAGCGGAAATCTAGATTCGAAAAATGCCGAACAGTTGCATGATTTGTTCTTTAAGCTGCGGGAGGAGTTAAATCAAACTTTTGTAATTGTTACTCATAACAATTCCCTTGCTCAAATGGCAGATAGAAAGTTAGAAATGCAAGATGGTATCTTTATTTAG
- a CDS encoding porin family protein encodes MSTRIFKLFALFFIAFSIQLNAQKFDIGLLAGPQAYTVSFEDKDDRDEYDSKIKLGYRAGAYILFPLENDFAWSVEGFFSRKGRNLESNFNGQDVVNNASYNFIELNFLLRKEFNLTLIKGLEGKWFLNIGPNINYWLSGKGTIDATVDLDYKVKFEDGPGDFEYNYIRDGNRWLFGIDFGIGIDNQIIKSQKVEAELRFTLGQTFLGAKDGSVPVNDFQVNDNLRANYRVLALVIRYGIGVDFKNARKGKSTLKIKKRKR; translated from the coding sequence GTGAGCACTAGAATTTTTAAGCTTTTCGCACTGTTTTTTATCGCATTTAGTATTCAACTAAATGCTCAAAAATTTGACATCGGTTTACTCGCAGGTCCACAAGCTTACACTGTGTCTTTTGAAGATAAAGATGACAGAGATGAGTATGATTCTAAGATTAAACTGGGTTACCGAGCTGGAGCCTATATCTTGTTCCCGCTAGAAAATGATTTCGCATGGTCTGTCGAAGGATTTTTTTCGAGAAAAGGCCGAAACTTAGAAAGTAATTTTAACGGGCAAGATGTTGTCAATAACGCTTCTTACAATTTTATTGAACTCAATTTTTTACTTCGAAAAGAGTTTAATTTAACTCTCATTAAAGGATTAGAAGGTAAGTGGTTTTTGAATATAGGCCCGAATATCAATTATTGGTTAAGTGGCAAAGGTACCATAGATGCCACTGTAGATTTAGACTATAAAGTTAAGTTTGAGGATGGTCCAGGTGATTTCGAATATAACTACATAAGAGATGGCAATCGCTGGTTATTTGGAATTGATTTTGGAATTGGAATTGATAACCAGATAATTAAATCTCAAAAAGTGGAGGCTGAGCTGCGATTCACGTTAGGTCAAACATTCTTAGGAGCGAAAGATGGTTCAGTGCCTGTCAATGATTTTCAAGTTAATGACAACTTAAGGGCCAATTATCGTGTATTGGCATTAGTTATTAGATATGGTATTGGAGTTGACTTCAAAAATGCTCGAAAAGGTAAGAGTACGCTCAAGATAAAGAAAAGGAAGAGGTAA
- a CDS encoding FG-GAP-like repeat-containing protein: MRNTFLLFFIITSTIAIAQPTVSNIDPETTYPGGEVVISGSGFGTNAADVRVWFGGVLAQNIVSVSNTSIVVEAPAAAPNAPVSVSRTSTGLSGVSRQLFYISYSGASFDVNDLEPEIALLNNGTENFDICGCDFDGDGKVDLASTQRNGTFVNILRNNSNVGAISFELSTIDISTPATSIGCTDLDGDGKQDLYMSREGSNTNQLYLFRNLSTIGNISFGGRIIVNLLTNDPTGSPYQAVKVEHGDLNGDGKPDLVVTNGNAEQRLINIVENNSTVGNISFETALIFELDIQDTSGGISIQDLDNDGLLDLAMTRNQASNFFVYRNLGGGGFNFGSPIELTTGGETIINVTAADLNGDGFKELIVTETLKSNVLIYENTSSPGTISYANAAAFTVGTGAKPNSGPWVARGADMNGDGLLDLVVADRGEESYSVLLNQGSLNFTAINNTTPYANRNMYTGDLDGDAKPDLAFTALEIPSGNFSLQIIRNSNCFQPTILNEQPLAICAGQTLTLETQNSPGTTYSWTLNSGDLGLSTSSIDITTFGTYEVTAVSEGGSCTNTASINVSDGSGTIPTDPVATNDGPACTGSTVTLSVDNQAGATYSWVGPNGFTSTDQNPVISNLTLEDAGLYEVTVKVGDCLSSSVTTEVLINTAPSFSLSASGATTVCQGSAVSLSTQNRAGFTYQWLRDGADAGGSSPTFSANTSGVYQVRITENSTSCEVFTNEVNVLVLSAPVASFDFNTPICTGIDATFTNTSTVDPNATVVYSWDFGDGSPVNTTDAIRIFTTSGSYDITLSIQYTGVTGCTSNTTNTINVVDAVPVNITAPDNTICEGETIDLTADGTFSSITWGNGETTEVISVSTAGTYSVVALDNNDCESTDQITIVQGEVPAVLAFANDTQGSITISRGTEVQLLATEADSYSWSPTDFLSDPSVANPISTPTSNITYTVMGAITGGCIGTATVEIIVGQSAEEIDVEHIAAFNPDNSNDPTWRIERSENYPECTISVFDERGSLVFRKLGYNNDWDGTYEGTPLPEGVYYFVFSCPAVKPYTGTVMLVR; encoded by the coding sequence ATGCGAAACACTTTTTTATTATTTTTCATAATTACTTCTACTATCGCCATTGCACAGCCAACTGTTAGCAATATTGATCCGGAAACGACTTATCCCGGAGGTGAAGTGGTAATATCTGGATCTGGATTTGGAACAAATGCCGCAGATGTGCGTGTGTGGTTTGGAGGTGTTCTTGCTCAGAATATTGTTAGCGTTTCAAATACTTCAATAGTTGTTGAGGCGCCAGCTGCTGCACCAAATGCGCCTGTTTCTGTAAGCAGAACGAGTACTGGTTTAAGTGGAGTGAGTAGACAATTGTTTTACATCTCTTATTCGGGAGCAAGTTTTGATGTTAATGATCTTGAACCAGAAATCGCTCTTTTAAATAACGGAACTGAAAACTTTGATATTTGCGGTTGTGATTTTGATGGAGACGGTAAAGTTGACTTAGCGTCTACTCAAAGAAATGGCACTTTTGTGAATATATTACGTAACAACAGTAATGTAGGTGCTATTTCATTTGAGTTATCGACAATTGACATCAGTACTCCAGCAACAAGCATTGGGTGCACTGATCTAGATGGTGATGGCAAGCAAGATTTGTATATGTCGAGAGAAGGGAGTAATACGAACCAGTTATATTTGTTTCGTAATTTATCTACCATTGGTAATATATCTTTTGGAGGAAGAATTATTGTTAATCTTTTAACAAATGATCCAACTGGATCCCCATATCAAGCCGTTAAGGTAGAGCATGGTGATTTAAATGGAGATGGGAAGCCTGATCTTGTAGTTACGAATGGTAATGCAGAGCAACGACTTATTAATATAGTTGAGAATAATAGTACTGTTGGAAATATTTCATTTGAAACCGCATTAATCTTTGAGCTTGATATTCAAGATACCAGTGGTGGTATATCAATACAAGATTTAGATAATGACGGACTTTTAGATTTAGCGATGACCAGAAATCAAGCTTCAAACTTCTTCGTATATCGAAATTTAGGAGGCGGTGGCTTTAATTTTGGGTCTCCTATTGAGTTGACAACTGGTGGTGAAACTATAATTAATGTTACTGCTGCGGACCTCAATGGAGATGGTTTTAAAGAATTAATTGTAACTGAAACACTTAAAAGTAATGTTTTAATCTATGAAAATACTTCTTCACCGGGTACGATTTCATATGCAAATGCTGCTGCATTTACAGTTGGAACAGGAGCTAAGCCAAACTCGGGTCCTTGGGTTGCACGGGGAGCTGATATGAATGGTGATGGCCTTTTAGACTTAGTTGTAGCAGATCGTGGAGAGGAGTCATATTCTGTATTATTAAATCAGGGTTCATTGAATTTTACTGCAATAAATAATACTACACCTTATGCAAATAGAAATATGTATACCGGTGATTTAGATGGTGATGCTAAACCTGATTTGGCTTTTACTGCATTGGAAATTCCAAGTGGTAATTTTTCACTACAAATCATTCGTAATTCTAATTGCTTTCAGCCAACAATTTTAAATGAACAACCTTTGGCTATTTGTGCGGGGCAAACTTTAACGTTGGAGACGCAAAACTCACCGGGCACTACTTATAGTTGGACGCTTAATTCAGGTGATTTAGGTTTGTCCACTAGCAGCATCGATATAACTACATTTGGAACCTATGAAGTAACTGCTGTTTCTGAAGGTGGTAGTTGCACAAATACAGCCTCAATCAATGTATCTGACGGGTCAGGTACAATACCAACTGACCCAGTAGCTACAAACGATGGTCCTGCGTGTACAGGGTCTACAGTTACTCTTTCTGTAGATAATCAGGCAGGTGCAACATACAGTTGGGTTGGGCCCAATGGCTTTACATCAACAGATCAGAATCCCGTTATTTCTAACCTGACATTAGAAGATGCAGGCCTTTATGAAGTTACTGTTAAAGTTGGGGACTGTCTAAGTAGTTCAGTCACAACGGAAGTATTGATAAATACTGCACCTAGTTTTAGTTTGAGTGCCTCAGGTGCTACAACTGTTTGTCAGGGCTCTGCAGTATCCCTTTCCACGCAAAATAGAGCCGGATTTACCTATCAGTGGCTAAGGGATGGTGCTGATGCGGGCGGTTCTTCTCCAACCTTTTCAGCTAACACAAGTGGTGTTTATCAAGTTAGAATCACTGAGAATAGTACCAGCTGCGAGGTATTTACCAACGAAGTGAATGTGCTTGTTTTGTCTGCACCAGTTGCTTCCTTTGATTTTAATACTCCAATCTGTACGGGAATTGACGCTACTTTTACAAACACATCTACAGTTGACCCTAATGCTACAGTAGTATATTCATGGGATTTTGGTGATGGTTCTCCGGTAAATACGACTGATGCGATTCGAATTTTTACCACTTCGGGTAGTTATGATATTACTTTATCCATTCAATATACAGGAGTAACAGGCTGTACTTCCAATACCACAAATACGATTAATGTAGTTGACGCAGTTCCTGTTAATATAACGGCACCTGATAACACTATATGCGAAGGTGAAACAATTGATTTAACAGCAGATGGTACATTTAGCTCTATAACGTGGGGCAATGGCGAAACAACTGAAGTAATTTCTGTCTCAACAGCAGGCACATATAGCGTTGTTGCTTTGGATAATAATGATTGTGAATCGACAGATCAGATAACGATAGTACAGGGAGAAGTGCCAGCTGTTCTTGCTTTTGCCAATGATACTCAGGGTTCCATAACCATCTCTCGCGGTACTGAAGTACAATTATTAGCTACAGAAGCAGACAGTTATAGCTGGTCGCCAACTGATTTTTTATCAGACCCTTCGGTTGCCAACCCTATTTCTACTCCAACATCAAACATAACTTACACAGTAATGGGAGCTATAACTGGTGGATGTATTGGTACAGCAACTGTAGAAATCATAGTGGGTCAATCTGCGGAAGAAATAGATGTTGAACATATAGCGGCATTTAATCCTGATAATAGCAATGATCCAACATGGAGAATAGAAAGATCAGAAAATTATCCGGAGTGCACAATTAGTGTTTTTGATGAGAGAGGAAGCTTGGTTTTTAGAAAATTAGGGTACAATAACGATTGGGACGGTACTTACGAAGGAACACCATTACCTGAAGGTGTATATTATTTCGTTTTCAGTTGCCCAGCTGTAAAACCTTACACGGGTACCGTAATGTTGGTTAGATAA
- a CDS encoding peroxiredoxin has protein sequence MALKLGSKAPRFSLPSSNGSVFKLEDQKGSPLVLYFYPKNFTPGCTKEACSFRDHHDELQELDVKVVGISRDSVSSHKKFKEKHNLNFELLSDQSGDVCKLYDALIPVLNIPKRITYLLDSDLKIQYAFDSLFGYKAHIENAIKALKTK, from the coding sequence ATGGCGCTTAAATTAGGTAGCAAAGCCCCCAGGTTCTCTCTTCCTTCGAGTAATGGAAGTGTATTCAAGTTAGAAGATCAAAAAGGTAGCCCCTTAGTATTATATTTTTATCCGAAGAATTTTACTCCAGGGTGTACGAAAGAAGCATGTTCTTTTAGAGACCATCACGATGAATTACAAGAATTAGATGTGAAAGTGGTAGGAATCAGTAGGGATTCAGTGTCAAGTCACAAAAAATTTAAAGAGAAACACAATCTTAATTTTGAGTTACTTTCTGATCAAAGTGGTGATGTTTGTAAACTCTATGATGCACTCATACCCGTATTGAACATCCCTAAAAGAATAACATATTTGTTAGATTCGGACTTAAAAATTCAATATGCTTTTGATAGTCTTTTTGGGTATAAAGCACATATTGAAAATGCCATTAAGGCATTGAAAACTAAATAA